One genomic region from Deltaproteobacteria bacterium HGW-Deltaproteobacteria-18 encodes:
- a CDS encoding amidohydrolase: MTEAFRAARILTMNPDCPEILDGGILVREGRILAIGAWREVAAEGVRRDLGAVTVVPGLINAHAHLELSHLAGRVPAGQGFSVWADTLFAAMRESRVTEADLELAVAAARASGTCHVADVVGREFGMVRRVLERQGLGGFLFHEFSGRGREFRPGSLPGDWSPGVHSLYSTEQGLARTIKQWCMSQGLPFSLHLAEAPGENELFRTGSGEFADFLRARRILPKGFVPPGLSAVGFAHELGLLDGQTLAVHCVQLDENDVETLATSGACVCLCPRSNRWIGVGDAPVAALHASKVPLCLGTDSLASAPDLDLWQELRAVRALLPASVPLADLLALATRNPARLLGIDTEIGSLDVGKRATWSVLPGDMV, from the coding sequence ATGACCGAAGCGTTCCGGGCCGCGCGCATATTGACCATGAACCCGGACTGCCCGGAGATTTTGGATGGAGGAATCCTGGTCCGGGAGGGGCGCATCCTGGCCATTGGGGCCTGGCGTGAGGTGGCTGCGGAAGGCGTGCGCCGCGATCTGGGGGCGGTCACGGTCGTGCCCGGACTCATCAACGCCCATGCACATCTGGAGTTGTCGCATCTGGCAGGGCGGGTGCCCGCCGGCCAGGGCTTTTCGGTCTGGGCGGACACACTCTTTGCCGCTATGCGTGAAAGCAGGGTGACGGAAGCGGACTTGGAGCTGGCTGTGGCTGCTGCGCGCGCAAGCGGGACCTGCCATGTGGCCGACGTGGTCGGGCGCGAGTTCGGCATGGTGCGGCGCGTACTGGAGAGACAGGGGCTGGGCGGCTTTCTTTTCCACGAATTTTCTGGTCGAGGCCGCGAGTTTCGTCCCGGGTCACTGCCCGGAGACTGGAGTCCGGGAGTGCACTCCCTGTACTCCACGGAGCAGGGCCTGGCCCGGACCATCAAGCAATGGTGCATGTCGCAGGGTCTTCCTTTCAGCCTGCACCTGGCCGAAGCGCCGGGAGAGAACGAACTTTTCAGAACCGGCAGCGGCGAGTTTGCAGATTTTCTCCGCGCACGCCGCATCCTGCCCAAGGGTTTTGTCCCGCCGGGCCTCAGCGCCGTGGGCTTCGCACATGAACTTGGGCTTCTGGACGGACAGACCTTGGCCGTGCATTGCGTGCAGCTGGATGAAAACGATGTGGAGACCCTGGCCACAAGCGGTGCCTGCGTCTGTCTGTGCCCCCGCAGCAACAGATGGATAGGGGTGGGGGATGCTCCTGTGGCCGCCTTGCACGCGTCGAAAGTCCCCTTGTGCCTGGGCACGGATTCCTTGGCGTCGGCCCCGGACCTTGACCTGTGGCAGGAGCTGCGCGCAGTGCGGGCGCTTCTGCCCGCGTCCGTGCCGCTGGCGGATCTCCTTGCCCTTGCGACCCGCAATCCGGCCAGGTTGCTTGGCATTGACACGGAAATCGGAAGCCTGGACGTCGGCAAACGCGCAACATGGAGCGTTCTGCCTGGCGATATGGTGTGA
- a CDS encoding resolvase, producing MSNIAYVRVSSTDQHTDRQLANAGVTFDKTFEDKTSGKDTNRPALKECLEYLRDGDTLHVHSIDRLARSLQDLQSLIDSLLVKGVTVKFFKEGLTFQNHGTQDPFAKLLFQVLGSFAEFERNIIRERQREGIEKAKAAGRYGHGKGGRKQTVDREKVKALREEGVPFRKIAEQIGCSLSTVQRCLDDRKK from the coding sequence ATGTCGAATATCGCTTACGTCCGCGTTTCTTCCACTGATCAACACACCGACCGTCAGCTTGCAAACGCAGGCGTCACCTTCGACAAAACTTTCGAGGACAAGACCAGCGGGAAGGACACCAACCGTCCAGCCCTGAAGGAATGTCTTGAATACCTGCGAGACGGTGACACGCTCCACGTTCACAGCATCGACCGCCTTGCTCGTAGCCTTCAGGATCTCCAGTCCTTGATCGACTCCTTGCTGGTCAAGGGCGTGACCGTGAAGTTTTTCAAGGAAGGACTGACCTTTCAGAACCACGGTACACAAGATCCTTTCGCCAAGCTCCTTTTCCAAGTGCTTGGCTCTTTCGCGGAGTTTGAACGGAACATCATCCGCGAACGTCAGAGAGAAGGCATTGAGAAGGCCAAGGCCGCAGGGCGTTATGGTCACGGCAAGGGCGGCAGGAAGCAGACCGTTGACCGGGAAAAGGTCAAGGCGTTGCGTGAAGAAGGCGTGCCGTTCCGGAAGATAGCGGAGCAGATTGGCTGTAGCCTATCCACTGTCCAGCGCTGTTTGGACGATCGCAAGAAGTGA
- a CDS encoding ABC transporter permease produces MKKFFLTGLLVLAMACPGFARTYNISVSQFVEHPSLDAVLKGFKDSLKAQGLDAVYSVHNAQANMATANQIAAQIAGEKPDLVLAIATPSAQACALATKKSPILAGSPLLFTAITDPVGAGLVDDLEKPGKNITGVSDMLPVGQHMAMLRRFYPDLKKLGVIYNAGEANSKTTVAMVKAEGLKAGFEVVEATVAKTSDVYQAAKALVGKVDAVYLPTDNTVISSLESVIKVCQQEKMPLFSADVDSVKRGTVAALAFDYYQHGYQTGLMAKRIMVDGSFPSVTPVETQQELILHLNLGAARKIGVAVPAEVKKDADKIYE; encoded by the coding sequence ATGAAGAAGTTTTTTTTGACAGGGTTGCTTGTGCTGGCCATGGCCTGTCCCGGTTTTGCCAGGACATACAACATTTCCGTGAGCCAGTTTGTCGAGCATCCGTCGCTTGACGCTGTCCTGAAGGGTTTCAAGGACAGCCTCAAGGCGCAGGGGTTGGACGCGGTTTACTCCGTGCACAATGCCCAGGCCAACATGGCTACGGCCAACCAGATCGCGGCCCAGATCGCCGGTGAAAAGCCCGACCTGGTGCTGGCCATTGCCACCCCCTCGGCCCAGGCTTGTGCCTTGGCCACCAAAAAATCGCCGATCCTGGCTGGAAGCCCGCTTTTGTTCACGGCCATCACCGACCCGGTGGGCGCGGGGCTGGTCGATGATCTGGAGAAACCGGGCAAGAACATTACCGGAGTGTCCGACATGCTGCCCGTGGGCCAGCATATGGCCATGCTGCGCCGCTTCTACCCCGATCTCAAGAAGCTCGGAGTGATCTACAACGCTGGCGAAGCCAATTCCAAAACCACCGTTGCCATGGTCAAGGCCGAAGGACTCAAGGCCGGTTTCGAAGTGGTGGAGGCGACAGTGGCCAAGACCAGTGACGTCTATCAGGCAGCCAAGGCGCTGGTCGGAAAGGTTGACGCAGTCTACCTGCCGACGGACAACACGGTCATCTCCTCCCTGGAATCCGTGATCAAGGTTTGCCAGCAGGAGAAAATGCCGCTGTTTTCCGCCGATGTTGATTCAGTGAAACGAGGCACCGTGGCCGCGCTGGCGTTCGATTACTATCAGCACGGATATCAGACCGGTCTCATGGCCAAACGCATCATGGTCGATGGCTCTTTTCCATCGGTCACTCCCGTGGAGACTCAGCAGGAGTTGATACTGCATCTCAACCTCGGGGCCGCAAGGAAGATCGGCGTGGCTGTTCCTGCAGAAGTCAAAAAGGACGCTGACAAGATTTATGAGTAG